AGCAGCCTCGCTCTTTCTTCGGGGGTCGCTCTCGCAGCCCCTGGCGCACACGGTCCCAATGGCGAACACTTGGACTCAGCCCCAACCGCTGGAGCTAGCTCCTCTGCACCACGGTTTGAGGCTAAGTCTGAAAGCTATGAACTGGTTGGGCGTCTCCAAGACGGCGAGCTCTCCATGTTCATCAACCGATTCGCCACCAATGAGCCTGTAGATCAAGCCAAGGTGGAAGTCGAGCTAGGCCAACTGAAAGCCCCCGCGCCATATAACTCGGACCAGGGCGACTATGCCGTGGCTGACGAGAAGTTTCTGGCAGAACTGAGAAAAAAAGGTGCTCATGCGCTGGTAATAACAATTCTGGACGGCAGTGACTCTGACCTTCTAGATGGGACCTTAAATGTTGCGAATGCTGCAATGCATGAACCAGCACATTCACATACCGGCGATAACGCCCTGATTTTGGGTGGTTTGATGTTTGTAGCACTTATGTTGACAGGTGGCCTCGGCTGGCTTATTGGCAGCGCCTCTCGCAACAACACTGCAAAGAGAGATGCCCAATGAAGCGATTTATCCTCCTCTCAACACTTGCAATCACATCTGTGGCTCAGGCTTCTCCCGGCGCTCATGGTCCCAACGGAGAGCATCTGGATACGGCCTCGGCCACTCCATCGGCAGCAGGTTTGAGTCGCCTGCCTGATGGCAGCGTCAATGTGCCCATGCTGTCCCAGCGTCGATTGGCAATTCGCACGGAAATTGCCTCGATGTCCGAAGCAAGCGCAACCATCGAACTGCCAGCCAAAGTCATTGCAGACCCCAATGCCAGTGGCCTGGTTCAGACGGTTGTGGGCGGAAAGATTGAGGCCGGAGCTCAAGGCTTGCCGTTCGCTGGCAAGACTGTACGCAAAGGGGAAGTCTTAGCGGTTGTGGCCCATCACGCTGACCCCCTGGCCTTATCTGGGCAACGTTCCCAGTTGGCCGAGCTCAGAGGTGCCCGAGAAATTGCACAAAAGCGTGTGGAGCGGCTTAAAGGGCTTGAAGGCACTGTCCCGCGCAAAGAGATTGAAGCAGCTCAGACAGAACTTTCAAGCCTGAGGGCGCGTGAAAGCGCAATCGGTGGCGGCCTTGCTGCCAAGGAAAGCGTAGCGGCTCCCGTCTCAGGTGTAATCGCCAGCGCCAACGTAGTGCTTGGCCAGGTTGTCGAATCCAAGGATGTCTTGTTTGAGATCACCGATCCAGCCAAGGTCATGGTGGAAGCGACAACGGCCGATCCTGCTCTAGCAGCCAACATCAGTGCAGCAACGATCAAAGCGACGCCAGGTGTCCGTTTGGAGCTCATTGGCGCTGGTCGTAGCTTGCGTGATGGAGTATTGCCGCTGACTTTCAAGGCGGTCGCGTCCGATGGTACGCAACAGCTACCGATTGCTATTGGCCAACCTGTCACCGTGATCGCCAACTCCAAGCAAAGTGTCAAAGGCTTTGTTCTTCCCGCACAGGCGATCACCCGCAATCCGGCCAATGAGCCTGTCGTCTGGATCAAGTCAGGAGCAGAGCGCTATATCCCGCAACCCGTGCAGTACCAAGCACTGGATGCGAGCAGGATCGTTGTCACCAAGGGGCTTGGCGATGAAAACCGGGTCGTGGTTCAAGGTGCGGCGCTGATCGCACAAATCCGCTGAACTGTGAGGTGACACATGTTCAACTGGATTGTTCGCAACAGCCTGCATAACCGGCTGTTTGTGCTGGCGTTCGCTGCGATATTGATGGTCTACGGGATCATCACGGCGGTCAAAACGCCTGTTGACGTCTTCCCGGACCTCAACAAACCTCTGATCACTGTTTTGACCGAAGCCGGGGGCATGGCCCCCGAAGAAGTCGAGCAGCTGGTGACTTTCCCCATTGAAACAGCATTGAATGGCATGCCGGGGGTCACTCGCGTGCGCTCCATGTCCGGGGTCGGTTTGTCGATTCTCTATGCCGAGTTTGACTGGGGAACTGACATCTACCGCAATCGCCAGTTGGTGGCGGAGCGGCTTGCGCTCGTACGCGAGCGACTTCCCGCTGATGTGGTGCCGGTGATGGGCCCTGTGTCCTCCATCATGGGTGAGGTCATGCTGCTGGCCCTGCCCTTGAATGTGAGCGAAAAAGGCGCATCGGCCGCAACCCCCATGCAGGCTCGGGAGTATGCAGACTTTGTGCTGCGCCCCCGCTTGTTGGCTGTCCAAGGTGTTTCGCAAGTCATTCCCATTGGGGGTGAAGTACGTCAATTGCGTGTGGAGCCTGACACCGCCCGGATGGCTCAGTTCGGCGTCACCCTTTCTCAGCTTGAAACGGCTCTCAAGGGGTTTGCTGGCAACGCAGGCGGTGGTTTCATCGACCTCAATAGCAAGGAATATCTGATCCGCCACATTGGGCGTACCAACAAGGTCGAGGACCTGCGGTCCGCTGCAGTGGCCTGGCGCGATGGCCGTCCGATCCGCCTGGAGCAAGTTGCCAATGTCCGCTTCGCTGCGGCCATGAAACGCGGTGACGGTGGTTACAACGGCTCTCCTGCGGTCATCGTCAGCGTTCAGAAGCAGCCTGAAGCCGATACGGTTCGTGTGACCCGCGACATCGAGCAAGCCCTTCGCGAGCTCGGTAAGGGCCGCCCAGAAGGAATCAATGAACCCAGAGCCTTGTTTCGGCAGGCCGACTTCATTGAAGCCTCTATTGGCAATGTGACGGAAGCACTGCGTGACGGGGCCGTCATGGTCGCCATCGTGCTGTTTGCCTTCCTGCTTTCAGCCAGAACCACGTTGATCTCACTGGTCGCCATCCCGCTGTCACTGGCTGCCACGGCATTGGTATTTCACTGGCTGGGCCAATCAATCAATGTGATGACCTTGGGTGGACTTGCCATTGCCATTGGCGAGCTGGTTGACGATGCGGTGGTGGACGTAGAAAACATTCTGCGCAGACTCAAGCAAAACCGAGAGCTGGAGCACCCGGTGCCGACGCTTGAGGTTGTCCGCAAAGCCAGCGTGGAAGTCCGCTCCGGTATCGTCTATGCCACGGCCATCGTGGTGCTGGTGTTCGTGCCGCTGTTTGCCCTGCCAGGGGTTGAAGGCCGCTTGTTCTCACCGCTGGGGATCGCCTACATCATCTCCATCCTGGCTTCCATGCTGGTGTCGATGACGGTGACGCCGGTGCTGTGCTCCTACCTCCTGCCAAGGATGAAGCGCATCGATCATGGGGACAGTCCCATCGTCAAACGCCTCAAGCACTGGGATGAAAAGCTGCTGGC
This region of Comamonas thiooxydans genomic DNA includes:
- a CDS encoding efflux RND transporter periplasmic adaptor subunit; translated protein: MKRFILLSTLAITSVAQASPGAHGPNGEHLDTASATPSAAGLSRLPDGSVNVPMLSQRRLAIRTEIASMSEASATIELPAKVIADPNASGLVQTVVGGKIEAGAQGLPFAGKTVRKGEVLAVVAHHADPLALSGQRSQLAELRGAREIAQKRVERLKGLEGTVPRKEIEAAQTELSSLRARESAIGGGLAAKESVAAPVSGVIASANVVLGQVVESKDVLFEITDPAKVMVEATTADPALAANISAATIKATPGVRLELIGAGRSLRDGVLPLTFKAVASDGTQQLPIAIGQPVTVIANSKQSVKGFVLPAQAITRNPANEPVVWIKSGAERYIPQPVQYQALDASRIVVTKGLGDENRVVVQGAALIAQIR
- a CDS encoding efflux RND transporter permease subunit — encoded protein: MFNWIVRNSLHNRLFVLAFAAILMVYGIITAVKTPVDVFPDLNKPLITVLTEAGGMAPEEVEQLVTFPIETALNGMPGVTRVRSMSGVGLSILYAEFDWGTDIYRNRQLVAERLALVRERLPADVVPVMGPVSSIMGEVMLLALPLNVSEKGASAATPMQAREYADFVLRPRLLAVQGVSQVIPIGGEVRQLRVEPDTARMAQFGVTLSQLETALKGFAGNAGGGFIDLNSKEYLIRHIGRTNKVEDLRSAAVAWRDGRPIRLEQVANVRFAAAMKRGDGGYNGSPAVIVSVQKQPEADTVRVTRDIEQALRELGKGRPEGINEPRALFRQADFIEASIGNVTEALRDGAVMVAIVLFAFLLSARTTLISLVAIPLSLAATALVFHWLGQSINVMTLGGLAIAIGELVDDAVVDVENILRRLKQNRELEHPVPTLEVVRKASVEVRSGIVYATAIVVLVFVPLFALPGVEGRLFSPLGIAYIISILASMLVSMTVTPVLCSYLLPRMKRIDHGDSPIVKRLKHWDEKLLAWSFPRGKALMAAALAAVVIALASVPFFPRAFLPAFNEGSLVLGMVFNPGTSLAEANRMGSLAETLIMEVSEVTQVGRRTGRAELDEHAEGVHSAEIDVDLKRSERDREAVMADIRAKLSVLPAQVAVGQPISHRLDHLLSGVRAQIALKISGDDTDTLRGLAEQMRQSLSTIPGLVDLTVEKQVLIPQITVRLDHQKAAQVGLAPGEAIRVLQALTDGAHGAQIVDGPRRYELVLRLPDEGRSPQDLARTLIDTPAGRIPVSAIATVSETDGPNQIGRENGRRRIVVYANTDGSDMSRIVRDIRAVIDRTQLPTGNSISLEGQFQAQEQATQKIIWLSLMSLALVFLVLYTRYRSTTLALIIMANIPLALVGSVIAMWLSGITLSVASMVGFITLTGIAVRNGILKVSHYINLCKFEGEQFGQPTVVRGSLERLTPVLMTALVAAFALTPLLLSADAAGKEILHPVAVVIFGGLVSSTLLDTLLTPLMYLAFGRKATEKLLAPNPDAEGTPEQQEAF